One Kaistella polysaccharea DNA segment encodes these proteins:
- the fbaA gene encoding class II fructose-bisphosphate aldolase — MSKKFPAGVATGQMVTDIFQFAKENKFALPAVNVIGSSNVNATMETAAKLNSPVIIQFSNGGAAFNAGKGLSNEGQQAAILGGIAGAKHIHTLAEAYGATVILHTDHCAKKLLPWIDGLMDANEEFFKQTGKSLYSSHMLDLSEESIEENMDISCKYFERMAKMGMTLEIELGITGGEEDGVDNSGVDSSKLYTQPDEVAYAYERLNAISPNFTIAAAFGNVHGVYKPGNVKLTPKILDNSQKYVSEKFGLGAEPINFVFHGGSGSSLEEIREAIDYGVIKMNIDTDLQFAYTEGIRDYMVQNIEFLKTQVGNPDGDDKPNKKYYDPRGWVRKGEETFNKRLVQAFEDLNNINTL, encoded by the coding sequence ATGAGCAAGAAGTTTCCGGCAGGCGTTGCCACAGGACAAATGGTTACAGACATTTTCCAATTCGCCAAAGAAAATAAATTTGCGCTGCCTGCAGTAAATGTGATTGGTTCCAGCAATGTGAACGCGACCATGGAAACTGCTGCAAAACTAAATTCACCGGTAATTATTCAGTTTTCTAATGGTGGTGCTGCATTTAACGCAGGTAAAGGTTTAAGTAATGAAGGTCAGCAAGCTGCTATTTTAGGCGGTATTGCAGGCGCAAAACATATTCACACCTTGGCAGAAGCTTACGGTGCTACTGTAATTTTACATACCGATCACTGCGCGAAGAAATTGCTTCCGTGGATTGATGGATTGATGGATGCGAACGAAGAATTCTTTAAACAAACCGGAAAGTCTCTTTATTCATCACATATGTTGGATCTATCTGAAGAGTCTATCGAGGAAAATATGGATATTTCCTGTAAGTATTTTGAGAGAATGGCCAAAATGGGAATGACTTTGGAAATCGAGCTTGGAATTACGGGTGGTGAGGAAGATGGCGTAGATAATTCGGGAGTTGATTCTTCAAAATTATACACGCAGCCTGATGAAGTTGCTTACGCTTACGAAAGATTAAATGCAATTTCGCCAAACTTTACTATCGCAGCAGCATTCGGAAATGTGCACGGTGTTTACAAACCAGGAAATGTGAAATTAACGCCGAAAATTCTTGACAATTCTCAAAAATATGTTTCAGAGAAATTCGGTCTTGGAGCGGAACCTATTAACTTCGTTTTCCACGGTGGATCTGGATCTTCTTTAGAAGAAATTAGAGAAGCGATTGATTATGGGGTAATCAAAATGAATATTGATACTGATTTGCAGTTCGCTTACACCGAAGGCATCAGAGATTATATGGTTCAGAATATTGAATTTTTGAAAACTCAGGTTGGCAATCCAGATGGAGATGATAAACCAAACAAGAAATATTACGATCCAAGAGGTTGGGTGAGAAAAGGAGAAGAAACTTTCAATAAAAGATTGGTTCAGGCATTTGAAGATCTGAATAATATCAACACGCTTTAA
- a CDS encoding S41 family peptidase, with amino-acid sequence MNLKKYILVFAAAAVVSSCSRDDAPAPGPKPEPVVTPVRANDFVWKGLNSWYYWQKNVPTLGDNYFKTPSEYASFVNAKKPDDLFYSLLYDYPNKDRFSWIVPDYKELIAQFNGVSKSSGMDISLYLKNSGNVDVVAIINYIVPNSPAAAAGLKRGDVISAVNGAPMTVNNYTALFSDQFSVTVAQSVSATSAGIVTSGVAKTATVNAVVLEENPVAYYETKKIGGKNIGYLVYNGFQSNYNDELNAAFGKMKQDNVTDLILDLRYNGGGSVETAVALGQMVTGQFTGSPYVILDFNEKHKQYSETDNLATTVNTYSYTSTGTQNTGPVNINSLNLNRVYVLTSSGSASASELTIQGLKAYINVTTIGAETYGKFVGSITLYDSPTSDFLDVNSRNMTHTWAMQPITFSYYNGKRQENPISGGIAPNYAFAPADYFGKLKEFGDASGDVALAKALELITGQSAGTNKMINLNGPKLKFLGTNSTLTPFGSELYLEHPGKNLKK; translated from the coding sequence ATGAATTTAAAAAAATACATACTCGTTTTTGCAGCGGCTGCAGTGGTCAGCTCGTGTTCACGCGACGACGCTCCTGCTCCAGGACCCAAACCAGAACCTGTAGTAACACCAGTTCGCGCGAATGATTTTGTCTGGAAAGGACTTAACTCCTGGTATTACTGGCAGAAAAACGTGCCTACTTTGGGAGATAACTACTTCAAAACTCCTTCCGAGTATGCGAGTTTTGTTAATGCCAAAAAGCCAGACGATTTATTTTACAGCTTGCTGTACGATTATCCCAACAAAGACCGTTTTTCTTGGATCGTACCGGATTACAAAGAATTAATTGCGCAGTTTAACGGTGTTTCTAAAAGTTCCGGGATGGATATTAGTTTATATCTGAAAAACTCCGGAAATGTAGATGTTGTCGCAATCATCAACTATATCGTTCCCAACTCGCCTGCAGCTGCTGCCGGATTAAAAAGAGGTGACGTGATCAGCGCCGTTAATGGCGCACCGATGACGGTAAACAATTATACCGCTTTGTTTTCTGACCAGTTTTCTGTAACCGTAGCACAAAGTGTATCTGCAACTTCGGCCGGAATTGTAACTTCGGGTGTAGCGAAAACCGCTACCGTTAACGCGGTTGTTTTAGAAGAAAATCCCGTGGCATATTATGAAACTAAAAAAATCGGTGGAAAAAACATTGGTTATTTGGTATACAATGGATTTCAGTCCAATTACAATGATGAATTGAATGCAGCCTTTGGAAAAATGAAACAGGATAATGTTACCGATCTTATCTTAGATTTACGATACAATGGTGGTGGTTCTGTAGAAACCGCAGTTGCACTGGGTCAAATGGTTACAGGACAATTTACCGGAAGCCCTTATGTGATTTTAGATTTCAATGAAAAACATAAACAATATAGTGAAACTGATAATTTAGCAACGACCGTCAATACCTACAGCTATACAAGCACAGGAACACAAAATACGGGGCCTGTGAATATCAACAGCTTAAATTTGAACAGAGTTTATGTGCTTACTTCCAGTGGTTCAGCCTCGGCCAGTGAGTTGACAATTCAGGGATTGAAAGCTTATATTAATGTTACAACAATCGGAGCAGAAACTTACGGTAAATTTGTTGGATCGATAACTTTATACGACTCTCCTACATCTGATTTCTTGGATGTGAATTCTAGAAATATGACTCATACCTGGGCAATGCAGCCAATTACGTTCTCTTATTACAACGGCAAAAGGCAAGAAAATCCAATATCTGGAGGGATTGCACCAAATTACGCATTTGCACCGGCTGATTATTTCGGAAAGCTGAAGGAATTCGGTGACGCGTCTGGTGATGTCGCTTTAGCAAAAGCACTGGAATTGATTACCGGGCAAAGTGCGGGAACAAACAAAATGATCAATTTAAACGGTCCTAAACTTAAGTTTTTAGGAACTAATTCTACATTAACACCTTTTGGATCAGAGCTTTATCTGGAACATCCAGGGAAGAATTTGAAGAAATAG
- a CDS encoding DMT family transporter, with the protein MNPEKEKWILLIVLSIIWGSSFILIKKSLEHFNPYEVGALRVLIAGILLLPLAINNIKKFPRKNLKWLILAAVTGNFIPMFLFPIAETAVSSSIAGIVNSMMPIFVIIVGLLFWKFSTTKRQLFGVAISFTGACILAVSGGESGELKLIPILLLLLATLGYAISMTTVKSKLHDIPAKILSAFVFSFVLIVPSLIALIIAGFFNDLHPDKGLFIGLGFVSLLSIFGTGLAMMLNYRLLNISSPLFASTVTLLMPVVAVLWGILDGEKLTPLQFVGGLIILAGLIFLRAKTPTKEKPQDPKAVRF; encoded by the coding sequence ATGAATCCTGAAAAAGAAAAATGGATATTGCTGATAGTTCTTTCCATCATTTGGGGTTCTTCATTTATATTGATCAAAAAATCGCTGGAGCATTTTAATCCCTACGAAGTTGGAGCCCTACGCGTTCTCATTGCAGGAATTTTATTGCTTCCGTTAGCCATTAATAATATTAAAAAATTTCCCCGCAAAAATTTAAAGTGGCTTATTCTGGCGGCAGTGACCGGAAATTTTATTCCTATGTTTCTCTTTCCGATCGCGGAAACCGCGGTTAGCAGTAGTATTGCCGGAATTGTAAATTCAATGATGCCTATTTTTGTCATTATTGTTGGTTTATTATTCTGGAAATTTTCTACAACAAAAAGACAGTTATTTGGTGTTGCCATTAGTTTTACCGGAGCTTGCATTTTAGCAGTTTCAGGAGGTGAAAGTGGCGAATTAAAACTTATTCCGATTTTACTTTTGCTCCTTGCAACCTTGGGTTATGCGATTTCAATGACGACCGTAAAGTCCAAACTTCATGATATTCCAGCGAAAATTCTTTCCGCATTTGTATTTTCCTTTGTTTTGATAGTGCCTTCACTCATTGCTCTGATCATCGCTGGATTCTTCAATGACCTTCATCCAGATAAAGGACTGTTTATTGGATTGGGTTTCGTGAGTTTGCTTTCCATCTTTGGAACTGGTCTCGCAATGATGTTGAATTACAGATTGCTGAATATTTCTTCGCCATTATTTGCTTCCACTGTAACATTGTTAATGCCCGTTGTGGCCGTATTATGGGGAATTCTAGATGGTGAGAAGTTAACGCCTCTCCAGTTTGTAGGCGGCTTAATAATTTTAGCAGGCTTAATTTTCCTTCGAGCAAAAACGCCGACAAAAGAAAAACCGCAAGACCCAAAAGCCGTGCGGTTTTAA
- a CDS encoding BlaI/MecI/CopY family transcriptional regulator: MKIKLTESEKEIMEILWEYKKAFMKDILEVFEEPKPAPTTIATLLKRMQNKNLVGYKTFGNSRQYFPKIEKEVYFNHEMTSMIDRFFNSSVSQFASFFTSNSKLTQQELKELRNIIDHQIEK; encoded by the coding sequence ATGAAAATTAAATTGACAGAATCAGAAAAGGAAATCATGGAAATACTGTGGGAATATAAAAAAGCTTTTATGAAAGATATCTTAGAAGTTTTTGAAGAGCCGAAACCGGCGCCCACGACCATTGCAACGCTGCTCAAGCGGATGCAAAATAAAAATCTTGTGGGCTATAAAACTTTTGGAAATTCGCGCCAGTATTTTCCAAAAATTGAAAAAGAAGTCTACTTCAATCACGAAATGACTTCTATGATTGACCGGTTTTTCAACAGCTCTGTTTCTCAGTTTGCATCGTTTTTTACGTCGAATTCAAAACTGACACAGCAGGAGCTGAAAGAACTTCGAAATATTATTGATCATCAAATAGAAAAATAG
- a CDS encoding DUF3127 domain-containing protein gives MELQGTVKKITEVQTFASGFQKREMVLMTEEQYPQPINIEFLQEKGDLLNQIKEGDKVKVAINIRGREWTSPQGDVKYFNSIVGWRLENVASDSNEPTQATPSQTQPAQGGNVFEEEDDDLPF, from the coding sequence ATGGAATTACAAGGCACAGTAAAGAAAATAACTGAAGTTCAGACGTTTGCAAGCGGTTTTCAGAAAAGAGAAATGGTCCTGATGACCGAAGAACAGTATCCGCAACCAATAAATATTGAATTTTTGCAGGAAAAAGGTGATTTGCTTAATCAAATCAAAGAAGGTGATAAAGTGAAAGTTGCCATCAATATCAGAGGAAGAGAGTGGACTTCTCCACAGGGAGATGTGAAATACTTCAATTCTATCGTGGGTTGGAGGCTCGAAAATGTAGCTTCTGATTCAAATGAACCTACGCAAGCAACACCTTCACAAACGCAACCAGCGCAAGGCGGTAATGTTTTTGAAGAGGAAGATGATGATCTACCTTTCTAA
- a CDS encoding NAD kinase: protein MKAAIYSQKNDLDTFLYLSKFVSELEKRGVQAILYGQMAEAMQFSKVFETFAGKEDLKEKKVDLFFTFGGDGTIVNSLLFVQDLEIPVVGVNTGRLGFLASFTKEEAFLELDNILKGEVKISKRSVIEIVSPNNSMFFPFALNDLTISRKETTAMITVESYINSEFLNTFWGDGIIISTPTGSTAYSLSCGGPIITPNNDTFVVTPIAPHNLNVRPLIVNDNVEIRLNVKSRVPQYSLSLDSRLFHMETDVEIILRKAHFQILLVHPPNLSFYETIRQKLLWGNDKRN, encoded by the coding sequence ATGAAAGCAGCTATTTACAGCCAGAAAAATGATCTGGATACTTTTTTATATCTGAGTAAATTTGTTTCAGAACTTGAGAAGAGAGGAGTTCAGGCGATTTTATATGGACAAATGGCTGAGGCAATGCAGTTTTCTAAAGTCTTCGAAACCTTTGCCGGAAAAGAAGATTTAAAAGAAAAGAAAGTCGATTTGTTTTTTACTTTCGGTGGAGATGGAACCATCGTTAACTCCCTTCTTTTTGTTCAGGATTTAGAAATTCCTGTGGTTGGAGTGAATACGGGGCGCCTTGGTTTTCTTGCGAGTTTTACAAAGGAAGAAGCTTTTCTGGAGCTCGATAATATTCTGAAAGGTGAAGTAAAAATCAGCAAAAGATCGGTTATCGAAATTGTTTCCCCCAATAATTCGATGTTTTTCCCTTTTGCGTTGAACGATTTAACCATCTCCCGTAAAGAGACAACTGCCATGATTACGGTTGAATCCTACATCAACAGTGAATTTTTGAATACGTTTTGGGGCGACGGAATTATAATTTCTACACCCACAGGTTCTACCGCATATTCTTTAAGTTGTGGAGGCCCAATCATCACGCCCAATAACGACACCTTTGTTGTAACACCTATTGCGCCGCACAATTTAAATGTTAGGCCGCTGATCGTAAATGATAATGTAGAAATTCGCTTAAATGTAAAAAGTCGGGTCCCACAATATTCCTTATCACTGGATTCCAGACTTTTTCACATGGAAACCGATGTAGAAATTATTTTACGCAAAGCACATTTTCAGATTCTTTTGGTGCATCCACCGAACTTAAGTTTTTATGAAACAATTCGCCAGAAACTGCTCTGGGGGAATGATAAAAGAAACTAA
- a CDS encoding PQQ-dependent sugar dehydrogenase: MKSSIFKIPAVLSVLFLASCTGNSSVSSEDTTPVGQNQQLPNPETASKNSPEYEPAFAGQTRVEGIKTKSAYNVEVVNTDLGRPWGITNLPDGRFLVTEKSGYMQILSSTGKTLNKVDGFPTVDAKAQGGLLDVALDPDFQNNKIIYWSFSEPVSGGNHTAVGKGKLSADEKKIENPQVIFRATPTYDGKLHYGSRLVFDKDGNLFVSTGERSDLETRPLAQNTMAYLGKVLKITKEGKPAAGNPYIGNVKYKPEIYTYGHRNPQGLAMDEKGQLWESEMGPKGGDEINLIQAGKNYGWGDVTYGIEYSGKKINNGTTQKSGTEQPVYYWDPSISMSGITFYSGNMEEWKNNLMVGCLSGEKIIRLVIKDNKVVGEEWLLEDKKERFRDVLNGKDGNLYGITDSGKLYKISKK, encoded by the coding sequence ATGAAATCTTCAATTTTTAAAATTCCCGCAGTTCTGAGCGTACTTTTTTTAGCGTCTTGTACAGGAAATTCTTCCGTGTCTTCGGAGGACACTACACCTGTCGGACAAAATCAACAGCTTCCAAATCCCGAAACTGCAAGTAAAAATTCACCAGAGTATGAGCCTGCATTCGCAGGGCAAACCAGAGTTGAAGGAATAAAAACCAAATCAGCCTATAATGTTGAAGTGGTTAATACAGATTTAGGCAGACCGTGGGGAATTACAAATTTACCTGACGGCCGCTTTCTGGTGACAGAAAAATCCGGTTACATGCAGATTCTGTCTTCGACAGGAAAAACATTAAATAAAGTTGATGGTTTCCCAACTGTTGATGCAAAGGCACAAGGTGGCTTACTTGATGTAGCACTTGATCCCGATTTTCAAAATAATAAAATAATTTACTGGAGTTTTTCTGAACCCGTTTCCGGCGGAAATCATACTGCGGTAGGAAAAGGGAAATTATCTGCAGACGAAAAGAAGATCGAAAATCCACAGGTTATTTTCAGAGCTACACCAACCTATGACGGAAAACTTCATTACGGCAGCCGCTTGGTTTTTGATAAAGATGGAAATCTCTTTGTGAGCACTGGTGAACGGTCCGACTTAGAAACCAGACCATTAGCGCAAAACACAATGGCTTACCTCGGTAAAGTTTTGAAAATTACAAAAGAGGGAAAACCTGCAGCGGGAAATCCATATATCGGAAATGTAAAATACAAACCAGAAATCTATACCTACGGTCATAGAAATCCACAAGGCTTAGCCATGGACGAAAAAGGACAACTTTGGGAATCTGAAATGGGTCCAAAAGGAGGTGACGAGATTAATCTTATTCAAGCCGGAAAAAATTATGGCTGGGGCGACGTCACTTACGGGATAGAATACAGTGGTAAAAAAATAAATAACGGAACAACCCAAAAATCTGGAACGGAACAACCTGTTTATTACTGGGATCCTTCTATTTCAATGAGTGGAATTACCTTCTACTCCGGAAATATGGAGGAATGGAAAAATAATTTAATGGTGGGCTGTCTCAGCGGTGAAAAAATTATTCGATTGGTTATAAAAGACAATAAAGTAGTGGGTGAAGAATGGCTGCTGGAAGATAAAAAAGAAAGATTTCGCGATGTTCTGAACGGAAAAGACGGAAATTTGTATGGCATCACCGACAGCGGTAAACTATATAAAATCTCCAAAAAATAA
- a CDS encoding CBS domain-containing protein produces MFIKDYISKDYPAFNTNDSIEEANEMAKEFGYSHVFIKKRGVYLGALSQSFLEESPEGNLSTLEIHYERFAVFEDGNMLDSVKLFHTFGSNILPILSKTEKYLGYLSCDDLFGEFAKYPLFSETGAMLIVQINEKSYSMTEIAKIVESNNAKIYGCYISAFIGDDVQITLKISSGNLSSIDETFERYGYNVVHKYYEDEKEDLMKDRFGFFQKFMEF; encoded by the coding sequence ATGTTTATCAAAGATTATATTTCCAAGGATTATCCTGCCTTCAATACAAATGATTCTATTGAAGAAGCTAATGAAATGGCGAAAGAATTTGGGTACTCACATGTTTTCATTAAGAAAAGAGGTGTTTACCTGGGCGCGCTTAGCCAGTCTTTTTTGGAAGAAAGTCCCGAAGGTAATTTATCGACCTTAGAAATTCATTACGAAAGATTTGCCGTATTTGAAGATGGCAATATGCTGGATTCCGTGAAGCTTTTTCATACTTTCGGTAGTAATATACTGCCAATTCTCAGTAAAACAGAGAAGTATTTAGGATATCTTTCTTGTGATGATTTGTTTGGCGAATTCGCAAAATATCCACTTTTTTCCGAAACTGGAGCGATGCTGATTGTTCAGATCAACGAAAAAAGCTACTCCATGACAGAAATCGCAAAGATTGTAGAGTCGAACAATGCAAAAATTTACGGATGTTACATCAGTGCGTTTATCGGTGACGATGTGCAAATTACTTTAAAGATTAGCAGTGGGAACTTAAGTTCAATTGATGAAACTTTTGAACGGTACGGTTATAATGTCGTTCATAAATATTATGAAGACGAGAAAGAAGATCTGATGAAAGATCGGTTCGGATTTTTTCAAAAATTTATGGAATTTTAA
- a CDS encoding DUF6973 domain-containing protein, giving the protein MRNLKIIVTTLTSLSFEKILKLLRLTLPHPLFSLLGLYATLKSFALAQKHFPKTHSNNGVGNAFRHSLWTCLIMMYCCKISSPKKAIEYCKRMTDLHEELFPNKPLEKKMDLHNNQVGMDYFMELLPGVHRQFFETSFFVEELKNKAKTAKVLKNMDDDFKGSLVYLER; this is encoded by the coding sequence ATGAGAAACCTCAAAATAATTGTTACAACGTTAACATCTTTAAGTTTCGAAAAAATCTTGAAGCTTTTACGCTTAACACTTCCACATCCCTTGTTTTCGTTGCTTGGGCTTTATGCTACTTTGAAAAGTTTTGCTTTGGCTCAGAAACATTTTCCTAAAACTCATTCCAATAATGGAGTAGGAAATGCTTTTCGTCATTCGCTCTGGACGTGCCTGATTATGATGTATTGCTGCAAAATTTCATCTCCCAAAAAGGCGATAGAATATTGTAAAAGAATGACTGATTTACATGAGGAACTTTTTCCTAATAAACCGCTGGAAAAGAAAATGGATTTACACAATAATCAGGTAGGAATGGATTATTTTATGGAATTACTTCCGGGAGTCCATCGCCAGTTTTTTGAAACGAGTTTTTTCGTCGAAGAACTTAAGAATAAAGCCAAAACAGCCAAAGTATTAAAAAATATGGATGATGATTTTAAGGGCAGCTTGGTTTATTTAGAAAGATAA
- a CDS encoding DUF6646 family protein, giving the protein MKKIMLSAMIAVFGIANAQTDAFRGVGDTRYQIGLNLQDGGTGVMTSLDYGLGESFSIGAQAGYLLGAKEIDLLGKPSFGDRFDVKARFNANLGNVLGLPENIDVYPGLNLGLKNFGGHLGARMFFDKGFGLFAEAQFPFAKYNDKDKAYQNLNNQFQMNLGVSFDLSKN; this is encoded by the coding sequence ATGAAAAAAATAATGTTATCTGCAATGATTGCAGTTTTCGGAATCGCAAATGCGCAAACTGATGCTTTCAGAGGTGTTGGCGATACGCGTTACCAGATCGGACTTAATTTACAAGACGGCGGAACAGGAGTTATGACTTCTCTGGATTATGGTCTAGGAGAAAGTTTTTCAATTGGTGCACAGGCTGGGTATTTGCTAGGCGCTAAAGAAATTGACTTACTTGGAAAGCCATCTTTTGGAGATCGTTTCGACGTAAAAGCCAGATTTAATGCTAACCTTGGAAATGTTCTTGGGTTACCTGAAAACATTGATGTTTATCCAGGTCTTAACTTAGGTTTGAAAAATTTCGGTGGTCACTTGGGCGCACGTATGTTTTTCGATAAAGGCTTCGGATTGTTCGCAGAAGCGCAATTTCCTTTTGCAAAATATAATGATAAAGACAAAGCTTATCAAAACCTAAACAACCAATTCCAAATGAATTTGGGTGTTTCATTCGATCTTTCAAAAAACTAA
- the accD gene encoding acetyl-CoA carboxylase, carboxyltransferase subunit beta, producing the protein MAFDWFKRKTQNITTSTEDKKDVPKGLWHQTLTGKVIEHDELKANNYVSPEDGFHVRIGSREFFSILFDDNKFTELDANVESVDMLNFKDTKSYTDRLKEVKSKTKLTDSIRNAVGTVNGEEMVISCMDFSFIGGSLGSVMGEKIRRAVDYCLEHKLPYMIICQSGGARMQEATYSLMQLAKVQSKLAQLSEAGILYIAYLCDPTFGGITASFAMTADIIMAEPGALIGFAGPRVIRETIGKDLPEGFQTSEFLQEKGFVDFIVKRTEIKDKVSKTVRLLSHA; encoded by the coding sequence ATGGCATTCGACTGGTTTAAAAGGAAAACACAGAATATTACAACGTCGACGGAGGACAAGAAAGATGTCCCTAAAGGACTTTGGCATCAGACTCTGACCGGAAAAGTAATTGAACATGACGAGCTGAAAGCTAATAATTATGTGTCGCCGGAAGATGGTTTTCATGTAAGAATTGGGAGTAGAGAATTTTTTTCCATCCTTTTTGATGACAATAAATTCACCGAACTTGACGCTAATGTAGAAAGTGTAGATATGTTGAATTTCAAAGATACCAAGTCTTATACAGACCGGTTGAAGGAAGTAAAATCAAAAACCAAACTTACAGATTCTATTAGAAATGCGGTCGGAACGGTAAATGGCGAAGAAATGGTTATTTCCTGTATGGATTTCAGTTTTATCGGTGGTTCATTAGGATCGGTGATGGGAGAAAAAATTCGCCGCGCGGTTGACTATTGCTTAGAACATAAACTTCCGTACATGATCATCTGCCAGTCTGGTGGAGCAAGAATGCAGGAAGCGACCTATTCATTGATGCAATTGGCAAAAGTACAGTCGAAACTGGCTCAACTTTCAGAAGCCGGAATTTTATATATCGCTTATCTTTGTGACCCAACTTTTGGTGGAATTACTGCCTCGTTTGCAATGACTGCAGATATCATCATGGCTGAACCAGGTGCTTTGATTGGATTTGCGGGACCACGTGTGATTCGGGAAACCATCGGTAAAGATTTGCCGGAAGGATTCCAAACGTCAGAATTCTTGCAAGAGAAAGGTTTTGTAGATTTTATTGTTAAGAGAACCGAGATTAAAGATAAGGTTTCAAAAACAGTACGATTGCTAAGTCATGCTTAA
- the aat gene encoding leucyl/phenylalanyl-tRNA--protein transferase, whose product MILLNPDEISFPDPVYMESESGIIAIGGDLSPERLHFAYQIGIFPWFNPGEEILWWCPDPRFVLFPNDLKVSKSMRKILRDEVFTFTENTCFRKVLEECAHTLRKDQDGTWLSEVLIESVVNLYEKGIAKSIEVWQNEELVGGFYGIQIGNVFCGESMFAKVSNASKAGFIHFVQSQGEHFELIDCQIHSEHLESLGATMIPKSEYLKILKNNNHES is encoded by the coding sequence ATGATTCTCTTAAATCCCGACGAAATTTCTTTTCCTGATCCCGTTTATATGGAATCAGAATCTGGTATTATAGCGATTGGCGGTGATCTTTCCCCTGAGCGTTTGCATTTTGCATATCAGATCGGAATTTTTCCATGGTTCAATCCCGGCGAGGAGATTTTATGGTGGTGTCCAGATCCCAGATTTGTTCTTTTTCCTAATGATTTGAAAGTTTCGAAATCGATGAGGAAAATATTACGCGACGAAGTTTTTACTTTTACTGAAAACACCTGTTTCCGCAAAGTCCTGGAAGAATGCGCACATACTCTCCGAAAAGATCAAGACGGGACCTGGCTCTCCGAGGTTCTTATTGAATCTGTCGTGAATCTGTATGAAAAAGGGATTGCAAAAAGCATCGAAGTTTGGCAGAATGAAGAACTTGTTGGCGGCTTTTATGGCATTCAGATTGGCAACGTGTTTTGCGGCGAAAGTATGTTTGCAAAAGTAAGTAACGCTTCCAAAGCCGGTTTCATTCATTTTGTTCAAAGTCAGGGTGAGCATTTCGAATTAATAGACTGTCAGATTCACTCCGAGCATTTGGAAAGTTTGGGCGCCACAATGATACCGAAAAGTGAATATTTAAAAATTCTAAAAAATAACAACCATGAATCCTGA